The stretch of DNA TTAGCAAATACAAATACGTGAATGTAAAATTTCACATGTacaaaattgttttgtgtttccatgtTATTGCAAGGGATGTAATAGGGAGCTGACAAAGTGTAAAAGATGAGCAAACTTTCcttacttatttttatttagtttattgaaAACGGTCCTCAAAACCACATTAAATGTCCGCAGaagaatgtaaatgtaaatatcaatatcatagATTTTTAGATTACAATTTCCCTCATGTTGTGTCCCTAATGTTAGAAGAGCAGTTCAAGAATCTGAGAGCTAGGAATTGCAGTGGTATCTACTTTTTTTAGTAGTTTCAACTAATGTACGACAGTAACGGAAACGAGATGTTAAAGTGTAAGACCAAATACCAACTTTTGTTGATTTGTGAGAATTGATGTCACtggatgactgtgtgtgtcaaacCAGGCCTCAGATGTGGATTGCGGTGAGTGGAAGGGGAGCAGTGTGAAGATACATTGCTTTTTAGGGGATGAGAGGCAGCAGGGGGCAGACatacactgggggggggggctataaaCCCCAGCACACATCCCTATTGGCCGGCTgacgcccctcccctcccgcctGCCAAGTTGCCTACAGTGGGAATATAAAAAGCCTTCCCCCACCGCAGAGAGGCAGATAGACTCATGGCTCTCGGTGCTGAAGCGAACGTGAGGGACAGAGCACGAGCAGACACAGAGTAGAGTGGAAGGAGAACCAGTGTGGAGGAATCGTCCACCTCCGGGATTCCACTCATCTACCCAGCTTTGACAAAGTTCTGCGGATGGGTCACACAATGAGAAACCTGGCTGAGATGGGCTTGTTAAAGAACCGCTCTGCTTTTATCTGCAGGCCCACCCCGGAGGAAGCACTGAAATGGGGGGACTCACTTGACAAGCTGCTGGGACACAAATGTAAGTTACTTTTTaaatctctccccccccccccttttcactTTGCATACATGGTAATGAACTGCCTTTTGTCTTAGACACGTTTGCCACATGGCTTAGTGCAACGCAGTACAGGCTTACAGTGCATGCTTGTGCTGGTGGGGGGAGGGTGATGATCACAGGAAACATGCATGTGCTGAGAGAAGGATGTATGGAGTCCATGTgttgcagagagaggaagggggggggggggcacaggcaCAACGGGCAAGTGTGCTGCTATTTTTTGTTTCCCACAATTCATCCTGCGCAGTTCTGTCCCACTGCAAGACAGAGCTGTTGAAAAGCCAGGCGCTACATCTGTTCCTCATCCGGGATCCGCTCACCCTGTtattctcccccttttttctaatttcctcTCCGTCCACCTCTTACCTCACCCCCTGCTTACCAGAATGAGGTAAGGGATGACCGCTCGCGTTGGCTCAGCTTATCAGCGTGGGTGATTCATGGGAACGGAAAGGTGCAGACAGGAACAGTGGGTGGACACGGCTTCCTGCCTTTCTTTCTCCCGCATGCCTTCTTCCTCAAATCATTAACTGGGCCGAAACTTTAAAAAGGCCCTAAGTTCCAGAAGtagcctcccctccctctttacACCGAAACAGTCACATCTTTGTTCATTCACAACATGCGCGTGGGGACACGCATTCATGTCATGCCGAATTGAAAGGAAGGATTGGGTCAGCGGCGTGATGTCACTCAAAGGATGTCAAAAACTCAAATGTGCGGTGTCGAGAGGGAATTTTATGTCTCACTTTATTCCGACCGCATGACTCGGAAAGGCCATCGGAGCTATTTTAGGCGCTGAAACTCCAAGGAGAGCTTCAGCTGTGAGGTTGCCATGGCACTCCAGTCAACTCCTCTCTTAtttattctcctcctctctgctctccttctcAGATGGCCTGGCAGCGTTCAGAGCTTTCCTGCGCACGGAGTTCAGCGAGGAGAATCTGGAATTCTGGCTTGCATGTGAGGAATACAAGAAGATCAAGTCCCAGTCCAAGATGGCCTCAAAAGCCAAGAAGGTCTTTGCAGAATACATCGCTATCCAGTCTTGTAAAGAGGTGAGTGCGGGGACCATATCTCATTGCGTCCTccgaagaaagaaaatgcattttcccaCGTGTTCTTTCTTAAAAGTTTGATCTCACACTCatctcacttgtttttttattttttgccccCTTTCCTCTGCAGGTGAATCTGGATTCGTACACCAGAGATCACACTAAGGACAACCTGCAGAATGTGACGCGCTCCTGCTTTGACCTCGCGCAGAGGCGGATATACGGGCTGATGGAGAAGGACTCATATCCCCGCTTCCTCCGCTCAGAACTCTACTCGGACTTAATCAACCAAAAAAAGCCCAGCTCCACTTCGACTTCATCTTCCTCATAAGAGAccggcggggcgggggggggcggaaaagatgagagagagcgGTGGTGAAGACGATGAGAGAGAAACGGGGCAGacttgaaaaacacacagtgggtgggtgggtgggatgATGAGGttctttgtttgccttttttctttttttgcgtgtcatcctgtccacttttattttatttcaatttttttgcgGTGTGACATGACGCAGCAAAGCTATGGCACTGCAAAGGAATGTAGTTTACACAGTTACCAggtggatgaatgaatggatggactGATGAATGGATGTTGACGTAAAGAAAAAGATACAGAATCccactgttgctttttttgtctcctgtaTGTCAAGAAATGACATTTGTTtgcgttttttttgtcaagttgtactggagaaaaggaggggtaactccaaaaaaaacaaccctgcagACATAAAGACAGTCGGGTACTGTTATGTCACTCTCTTTCcgatgtttcctcctctcctccaccatgtCCCTTGTGAAGCCACTTCTAAAGCTGTCGGTACGACACAAAGTCCCttttcctcatgttttttttcctttcatccgCCTCCAAAATAtgtgatggagggagaaaaaaactaacaaaaacaaGGTGATTTCTGAATGAAAACTAACATTGTTTCACAGCCATCTCTGTTAAAAACATCTACAAAACCGCTCTCGACTTATATTCAGTTCCTCCTAAGACTGTGGAAAGATACTGTGACGGCCGGCGACAAAGGCGGAGACAGCAACGGGCAAAGAACGCGACTGTCTAAATAACGGATGGACCGGAGCTGCGAGGAAACGCAGATGTGTGTCCGTCTCACATTGAAAAAGACATGCAAAGATCACATTCAGAGCcagagatggaaagaagaaaaacgacGACTTGCTTCCTGTCTCCAAAGACTGTTTTACCACAAGGAACGGAAAAAGAACcccaagaagaaaaaggaacaatgTGCGGTGCAGCCAAACAAGATTTCCTTTCGCACCGTAGCTCATTGTGGACTAATCGAGGAAGCGCTCTCAGGACATTGCTACGACAGGTTCCGGCTTGGTTTCTCCTCTCAGCTgtttttctacacacacactcgccgtTTTCGTTTCCACGTTTAAGGTTTCCGACGTGCACTCCCTAGTTCCACTGAGCAATACACGAGAGGCTGCTTGTGTCATAgtctgaggaagaaaagaaaaaaactgcttcatgtTGTACAAAGGTTTGCCTATTTATTTAGATTAACTCGCTGGATGCTACAGacaccctcacctcctccaaaGCACTCAGCTCAAAgctctcacttttcctctttaACCACCAAACAGGTCCAATGCTGCCCTGAACGTTAAGTgcaatattgtttattttttattttgtattttattattattttgggtttgttcatttatttggatacttttgactttttatggGGAAGACGAACAGCTTGAGCTCGGTATTAACTTTATttgttaaggaaaaaaaaactaaaacaaatttaGAGCTTACTGTATAAGGTTGACTTACAACGTAAACTTTCAAGAACCATAAGTAGTTTAATGAATTTTAAGCAAGTGATTCTAATTGTGTGTTAACAACCCGGCAGCAGGCAGCCGGGGACGTTGTGGTTGTAAATATAATTCTTTAAGAAAACTATGTGataacacattaaaaacaaacaaaaaagaaaagctgataGGTCTCGGCTGGTGGTGAACGTGGGGCCCAGCTGTATCTATGTAAATATGAGAGACGTAAAACTATAAGATGACATGtattgtttaaaagaagaaaaagaaaaataggtGAGCATGAGCAGGCACAGTCTGCTCCTTTCCCCTGGTCATACACTGCTTGTAAGGAGTTttctgaaatgcatttttatcattttcactGTTTACAATTCAAAATGCATCTCCTATGATAACAAGTGAAAAAACAGTAGAGTACATTTGGTGTCATTGcttatgaaaaataaaccaaccGACGGATGACGTAAGACGCGTTTGTCTCTGAATTCTTTTCTCGTAATATGTATCTGATTAACACGTGGCTCTTGTGCTCTGACAAGAAGTAGCAGACATGAAGTTGCCTAAAGGAGTAGTTCAACtctttgggggcgggggggggggtatgagcCACACCAGGTTTCAATGTGGTGACAAGACTCCTGGACTTTGCCCAGGCAAgaattttgaaatatgacaaagCAAGCTATGTTAATAAATGAGCCATGGAGGTGACGATAggcgttttgtgtttttaaaaacacacacccttTGCCTCGCTTTAGCGGTTGGCTCTGACGCTTCATGATTAGTCTGCAGGCATTTCATCTAACTATTGCCAAGGAAGCAAACTTTTTCCCCAGATGTTGAACGTCAAACCATTCCTTTGAGTAACTCGAACATACATTGACAACCGTCCACTGTGAGGAAGTTCTGGTTCACTACAATGCGGGTCTCATTAGCGACCTTCAAGGCGATTGCTGAGAACTGGCCACATGGCGACAACAGTCTGACAGGCCAAGAAACACGGACGCATAACGGATCCTAACAAGCGTCGCAAATCACTCATTCCCAGTTCAACTCTGAAATGTGCCCAGTTTTCCTCTTTAAAGAGGAATTATCACCAACATTTTACTCTTCCCCTCAGATAAACTGATTCAGATCATTTGACTCAACTCTTGGGTGTGTGTAGAACACGTGTCATCAACTGAGCGCTTGTGTTCCTGGCCCTGTCGCATGTTATTATCTTGACTTAACAGAAATGATGGCCAGAACTCCCCAaagaaaaaaccaacaactttgttctaaaaatcaagaaaaataaacatgaatcgTTTGAATCGATTCCACCAACGCTTTGTGAGCAGTTCAAAACTGTCGGCGATGGAGTGGAGCGGTACATGAGACGGGGGATGCAGACCATTAAAACTCGTCCTGGTCCCAGCTGCCTGGGTTTTTCTGAAGAGAGGAGCAAGTGAATGGGACACGGGGTCGAGTGTTGGCCGGGTAGCTGGGCTGGGATCAAAGGAAAcagttgcagtgtgtgtgtgtgtgtgtgtgtgtgtgtgtgtgtgtgtgtgtgtgtttgcggggGTGGATCAGTCTGAAGTGGTCCTGGAGAGACGGTAGTAGCAGCGTCTAATCTTCTTTACCAGCTGCCATCTGTTTTGATAGtcacagtctcttttttttccaaaagggaATTGTCAGCAACAGTTCCGTCCCCTCTCCCTTGGCCTGCTTCCTCTCCGTCTCGCTCCCTGTCGCCGGCGTCTTTGTCCTCAGAACCCCAACGCGTGTATGTTTTTCCACGCCAATCTCGAATGCCACACAATGGAGGTTCCGCTCTTGTGCTGGATATTCCTTCACCGAATCCTTTTGTTCAGGTTCCCTTCCTCCCCGTCATCTGCGTAGAACCGTATCACAGTTTCTGTCGCCGTTTTTCAAATTCGGCCGTGGCGTGAGCCCCGAAACGAGCCGGCTCACATTTCCCGCTCGGATCACTCGTCTCCTGCTGTTCCAGATATGGCTGTCAATGTTTCTCCCCCGTGGCTCCTTATCTCGCATTCTTACGTTTTTATGTATCGGTTTGTCAGTTCTGCAGCCCTGCCATCATTCAGTTCTAACGAAAAGAAAGATTTAAttcttaaaggaatagtttgacaatTTTAGGAAATACACATCATTGTCTTTCTTTCCCAGAGTTGGATGATATGATTGATACCAGACAAGACTCAGCAGGCAAACAAGATCATGTCATATTTACGTTTATGTGTTGGCATGGATTAATGCTACTGGACATTTTACGCGAGgtcatttgttcaaattgggatttttttttccgtccgtTTTCTGCTTCCGACAGTAGCCAGGTAGCTGCTAGGAGCCAGCAAACAAAGCAGGAGCTTCTGAGAAaattcttctttcctctccttcgcACTCTCCAAAGTATTATGGAAAACTTCCTCGGGAATAGTACCCGCGTCTTCgcgacagtgaccaaacaataataccacctgaaaccactaggggcacagAAGTAGTGCGTCGCGCCTCTACAGTGTGGAGGATTCTCTTTAAACAGGAGAGGTCAGAACAATACGATCCTTCACCTTCTTCACTCCAACAAGGAAGGGTCATGTGTCACGTGATAACTGATGTCCGCTTCTGGCACCATGAACTCAGAGGACCCTTAACATGCGGCCATGCTGAATTCGGCGGGACTTCCCCTCCAGTCCCTCATGTTGTTCTTCTCTTATTTGCGCAGCAGTTCGAGGGGCCTTAATCCTCGATTAATCCTTAATTCTCCCATCAGCCTGTCCTTTCCACTCTTGGCAGGTTAACAAATGCAACATCACGCCCCCCCGTCCGGACCGTCTGTCGGTTCACAGGTGCACGTTGCCTAATGGTCCTATAGCACAGATGTTGATTGAAGGAACCCAGGGGCCCCCTGACTGCGCTGGGCTTACCTTCGTcgtggagctttttttttttgttatacgTGACTCACCACCTGGCTCGTGTGCAGCGACCGTCCCCCGTGCGCTCTTCCATCGCCAGCCCGTAGCTCGGTAACTCGAGCGGATGTCGTCACTGCTGCTGGTAGACAGGGActgtaaaaacagcaacagacagaggaaggaagcAGAATTTAATAGCCTGTCTCATCCCAGTGCTCAAATCAGAACAGGTCAGCTTTATATATAGATGGCCTTCATGGAAATAGATTTGTTTTATACAACAATTGCAgatgttgtcgttttttttttcttttgcaaagaTACTGGAGATGGAGAGCTTTATAGGAACAGTTTGATAGAAAACACACTAATGCGATCACTGGCTGAGATTCAGACGATCCAACGAGGAGCCAGCTccggctctgtccaaaggtaacaCAGGTGGCAACCAGCAACTCTGAAATTCACAAATCAACACACAACATTTGCGTTAAGTTCAATCACTGCAACAAACCAgatgaatgttttattattactaatacAGAAGAGAGTCGCATTTCTCATATCTGAGGTCTCAGTTGAGGCATTTCTGTaccaaatacagtatatgtaagtGAGTGGagtgaacatctgtctgtccatccgcGTCCTGAATATAAGCAAAGCGGTTTCGGTCATTCTTGAAAAATGaccaaattctttttttaatgattcagGCACACAGTATAATTGGAAGCAGGTGTGAACctccaaatcacacacacacacacacacacacacacaccgagaagTGAGAAGATGGATCCCAGTGACGTATTTGTTCTTAAATATGAACCCACGCCAATTTGAGCATAGCTTaacataaagactggaaactatggggggggggggggggggggcagcatgaACCTGTGTTcttctgtaaaatgtctttaaaacgATAGAAGGCTCTAAATATCGTCACGTACAccactttaaaaacatttgaatgcgCCGGTGACGTGCCCTGACCTTGACTGTGCAGGAGAGCATGTGCAGTACAATGCAACTGCTCCTGTACGCAACTGCTCTTTCTGTTGGACGCCTCAGCAAATACCATCTGAACCATCAAACCATCTGTTATATTCGAACTCTGTTTATTCTCCAGGACCGCGATAAACCCATAAACCAATGACACTTCATTGATTCATTGCTTATTTTAAGGCACCGCGTGGACGCTTCAACAGTTTCTGAAGGTCGAGGACATTTCCCACGGCTGCAGAGGTGAAACCACTCCAGATGTGCTCCCTCCGTAATGAAACAGCTTCTCATCAACACATGTAGAGGCTGAAGTGTAAATAGAAAGTCACCTTCTGCAAAGTCaataagaagaaaaggaaaagagacatGAATCATGAGGTAGGAGTTGTTTTGTCTGGCCACCGTTCCTGCGCCCACTTTAAACCATCTGACGTGTGACGGGTTTTCCTACTTCCCCCacgtttcatttcatttcatgaggCTCAAACGCACTTCAGATGGAGACGATGGTGAACGAGGATCTCGTCATTTGTTGTGTAAATGTTATCTGTTTATATCACAATCcagacagattttcttttttaacgcTATGTGAAGGCTGTATCCACAGACAcgcagttaaaataaaaaaataaaaagtcaaattcactCAAAGTCTCACCAAACAAAATTCAGATCCCCGATAAGTTTAAGGttttcacacactctcacatcaTTATCTCAGGTTTCTATAGTTTCTTTCCAAGTCGCTTCAGTCatcttttgtccaaagcgacttacatcGCGGCGGGGGGCATTAAGGggcctaagggcccacactgagatgacctggaatcgaaccccgaccttcctttcccaaagtcagcggtgtaacccactacCAGCTGCCGCTTAGATTAACAAACAAAGCCAATCAATTTTCCAATAGAGTCTTGTTTATTGTTGGACACTACGCTGTATTCTAAATGAGGCGCGCGCATTTGGTTTGCATTGATTTGTGGGttcattatttgtctttgtcttggAGTTACCGCGTCTGCTGCGTCAGTCGTCCTGCTTGGTTTCGGCCAAAAGATGTGACAGAGGGTGGAGCCGACTGGAACGCAGACGCCCAGTCATTGGACGAGACCAGGAGCTGCATtagcctggggggggggggttctttgtCTAAATGTTATTTCCCCCTGTTGTTTCAAAATGGTCTGTCTATTGTTGCTTGCGTCAATCTCATGTTCGGTTGAATTCTAATGGGCAAGGTTTCTACTCAGTTTCTTTTTGCATCTTTTGATGCTCGTATGCTCGTCTGTCCTGTGGCTGCTTGGTCCATGACTTGCTATATTAGGCCATGTTGAAATCTTTGCAGTATTCAAATCGAATCTTCTGTCTCATCGACCTGTTCTGACATCAACTTGTTCCATCAAAGTGAAGAATGGGTgcgagaggagaaaaaggcGGGTGGGGTTTTCCACAACAAAACCCTTTAAATGATGAATTCTGTAAGTGCGGCAACGCTAAGCTTAAATAATGCACTTCACTAATAGGATTAGAATCACCCCAAAACCTACTGACCTCATCAGATTACTGTACAAGCCACTGAACTCCGACAGTATCTACGGTACATATGAAGCCTGCGTCTTTGGTGGAATAGAAGACGttgcatttatttcatttacaaaaataaaaggggcTTCCGAAAACGTCGGCCGCCAACAGCAGAGACTGATTCAAGCTCATGATGTCGCCGCGGCATGCTGTTACGAAAACAGTTGCACAGAAGAAACCTTTTCGCCGACTCTGGCTTCAAGGCTCCAACAATTCTTTGGACCAAGAAGAACTTTGGAGGCACGCGTCCCTCGTCGTCTGGACAACTGCTCAGTGGGGATGAAAAACTGGAAACAACGAGAGGCGTCGCCACGGGAACGAATGATCATCCGTGACTGTGAAAGGGAAGACGCTCACGCATCATTTCGTGTGGCCGTGAACTTGGCGCTGaaagcacagaaaacaacaagtgTGTGATTTCTTTTGCTTCTTGCTGACATCCTCAGCAACGTCAACACCTCATCACCGGAGGCAGCCAGTGGGGACAGGCAGGGCTTTTAGAACAACACTCACTGATACTCATCGATTATGTCACAAAGCCTTTTGGAAACTCGGGCTTGCCGATCCTTTTCCTTGATATGTTGTTGAGAGTGAAACAAGGGCCAGTGCTCGAGCCAGGAGACAGCTGATGGGTTGTGCGGTAGATCCGACGTGCCGCTGCTTTTTTGCTGCTCCAATGCTGTAATCACAGGATGTTGAAACTAGATTCCGAGCACAGGCCTCAGCAGTGAGACAGGAGCGGCTATAGGCGTTGAAGCCCTCGCGTCATATCAAATTGGAAGTGTTGAAGCCGCAGCTAAACAGAGAGACACGGGACAGACGCACTTGATGTGTTATGTCCGTCCAGCTGCAACGAGAGGCAAACGTGAGGCTTCTCTTGCACCATTCGTCCCCAGCTTCGCTCACCACTGGTACGACACAGCCAGTGCTGGAACGCCTCTTGACCTGGTCAGGTGAGGTCAAACAGctcatgtctgctgctgctgccatgtgGCTCTGGATTGTCTTCAGGCCGCAGCTCGGAGCACACACAGAGGCCGGGGCCTCAGAAGGATTGATCCGGATGTTAGCtgtaatcaatttttttttgtgtgtgtgtgtactttttcaAACTTTGCAGTATACATAGCCGGACTTTTAAAGTGGAACTAGACAAAATTTGGCCTTAAACTCTAGGATGTTACAACTGATAACGTGTGTAATGCTGATGGAAAACATCAGTCCCCTCtaagccttgctttcaccatgttattctcttggcccCCGGGAAAAATGAGGACCCGATTTaaggcacaaaggaactgcgtcggCCGTTGCGTAACCAAAACgaggaagagaatagcgttctccCATTATCTCTATCCCCTTTGATGGAcatggcagacggtggaacaggcgaattcacaaaaaacaacttgtaaatCCCGTCGCACAGAAAGAATTtggacagaggaacagaagcGGGCGAAGAATGATTGCAATAGGGAGGGAGGTAAAACAAGAGGGAACCTCAGACGGGCATTCACTCCGTGGAGAGAGGTCCAGGGCTTGAGAGGCTTtgaaaacaacatgcagttCTCTCTACTAGATTACTCAGTAAATGTTGGGATGGACGCTTGAATTGAGCTCAAACCAGGCTCGATATGAAGTCACTGGACCCGACACTCTGGTTCAACATTGACCGAGCATATCTACAATACTTACAGTTTCACGTGATTATCGTAGCAATGTCAGAGCCACtgttacattttctatttaaacCCGTGGTTTTTCCTTCTATGACGTGTCAACAATATCTGTAATGCAAAAGGCCccaaatttgttttttgggtGGCAACAAGCTGTGACACGATACTGATATATTGCTTACGGGGAACGTGTCAGAGAACAATTGTCCGTCTACACATCCAGGCACGGAGAACCTTaacattcatttggagttgtcTTCCTGGCCACCTGATGCCCGCAAGTTCAATATTCCCTCTCCTTTTTACTTCTCCATCAACTCCTGAGAGAAAAGCAGCTGCCCCACTATCCAAGActcactgaaaacagctgcctgcggATGAAAGTGGTGCGACTGAGCATGAACAGAAACCAAAAGAATcggctgaaagatgctaaaacaCTGTGGGGAACTGTGGTGATGATCCAGTGTCATGTCACACATTTATCCTTAATATAGAGCTGCTTTAAACTTCTTGTTGTTGACCTGTCTACATTCAGAGGTTTGCATTTGTCCATTAGGAGAAGGCCTTTcgctgcacacatgcacacctcCGTTAGGCACAGACTAAATTTATACAGTTTTTATATTCCACATTTTACTGAGACGCAGATAATTCAAGTCTACTTTTAAAAGATCTGCACAAAGCAGGACGACGGTCATTCACAAAATGTCTCCTGTTTTCATTATCCACAGTGTTTCGGCCTGAATTCATTTCCCTCTGTGAAAGAGTatgttactgttactgtgttCTAAAAACCCTGATCCAGAAACTCCAATTTCACCTGTTTTGTGTGAACGATTCATTATTTAG from Scophthalmus maximus strain ysfricsl-2021 chromosome 20, ASM2237912v1, whole genome shotgun sequence encodes:
- the rgs3a gene encoding regulator of G-protein signaling 3a isoform X8, with translation MAKDMKNRLAFLRRRNESPGSNPASKLDKTMKSVKPTPEEALKWGDSLDKLLGHKYGLAAFRAFLRTEFSEENLEFWLACEEYKKIKSQSKMASKAKKVFAEYIAIQSCKEVNLDSYTRDHTKDNLQNVTRSCFDLAQRRIYGLMEKDSYPRFLRSELYSDLINQKKPSSTSTSSSS
- the rgs3a gene encoding regulator of G-protein signaling 3a isoform X9, which produces MKNRLAFLRRRNESPGSNPASKLDKTMKSVKPTPEEALKWGDSLDKLLGHKYGLAAFRAFLRTEFSEENLEFWLACEEYKKIKSQSKMASKAKKVFAEYIAIQSCKEVNLDSYTRDHTKDNLQNVTRSCFDLAQRRIYGLMEKDSYPRFLRSELYSDLINQKKPSSTSTSSSS
- the rgs3a gene encoding regulator of G-protein signaling 3a isoform X7, with the translated sequence MPTEPAHRLAPMFHTMVDFSEKYLERAKDMKNRLAFLRRRNESPGSNPASKLDKTMKSVKPTPEEALKWGDSLDKLLGHKYGLAAFRAFLRTEFSEENLEFWLACEEYKKIKSQSKMASKAKKVFAEYIAIQSCKEVNLDSYTRDHTKDNLQNVTRSCFDLAQRRIYGLMEKDSYPRFLRSELYSDLINQKKPSSTSTSSSS